One Antarctobacter heliothermus DNA segment encodes these proteins:
- a CDS encoding protein-L-isoaspartate(D-aspartate) O-methyltransferase, translating to MSFDAEAKMQFLFALRSKGVTDKAVLNAMERVDRGRFIQGYFSERAYEDMPLPISCGQTISQPSVVGLMTQALKVGSRDKVLEVGTGSGYQAAILAQLARRVYTVDRHRRLVNAARTVFDALELTNITAFTADGSFGLPDQAPFDRIIVTAAAEDPPGPLLAQLKIGGIMVVPVGQSDAVQSLIRVTRTEQGYDYDEMRPVRFVPLVEGLGKD from the coding sequence ATGAGCTTCGACGCCGAGGCCAAGATGCAGTTCCTCTTTGCGCTTCGGTCCAAAGGCGTCACAGACAAGGCTGTGCTCAACGCGATGGAACGCGTCGACCGGGGCCGGTTCATCCAAGGCTATTTTTCTGAACGCGCTTATGAGGACATGCCGCTGCCGATTTCCTGCGGTCAGACCATCTCACAGCCCTCTGTCGTCGGGTTGATGACGCAAGCGCTCAAGGTGGGGTCACGCGACAAGGTGCTGGAGGTTGGTACCGGGTCTGGCTATCAGGCGGCGATCCTGGCGCAGCTGGCGCGGCGGGTCTACACCGTCGACCGACACCGTCGCCTTGTGAACGCCGCGCGTACGGTGTTTGACGCACTTGAATTGACCAATATCACCGCCTTCACCGCCGACGGATCCTTTGGATTGCCCGATCAGGCACCGTTTGACCGCATAATTGTGACCGCAGCCGCCGAAGACCCGCCCGGCCCGCTCTTGGCGCAATTGAAGATTGGCGGTATCATGGTGGTGCCGGTGGGCCAGTCGGATGCCGTTCAAAGCCTGATCCGCGTGACGCGGACCGAACAAGGTTACGACTATGACGAAATGCGGCCCGTGCGCTTTGTGCCGCTGGTCGAAGGGCTCGGCAAGGACTGA
- the surE gene encoding 5'/3'-nucleotidase SurE yields MRILITNDDGINAPGLKVLSAIAEDLAGPEGEVWTVAPAFEQSGVAHCISYTHPTMIAQLGPRKYAAEGSPADCVLAGLHDVLKDSPPDLVLSGVNRGNNSAENALYSGTLGGAMEAALQGLTAIALSQYLGPDNALADDPFEAAAVHGAETVRQILRVDPGRIEGYRRFYNVNFPPVSAARVEGTVAAPQGLRRNTRFTVESTHSPSGRRFLWVRGGDQRAETDTGSDADMNIKGWITVTPMRADLTDHAALNDLKDAFS; encoded by the coding sequence ATGCGCATCCTCATCACCAACGACGACGGCATCAACGCGCCGGGTCTCAAGGTTCTTTCCGCCATCGCCGAAGACCTTGCCGGCCCCGAGGGCGAGGTCTGGACCGTAGCCCCCGCCTTTGAGCAATCCGGCGTGGCGCATTGTATCTCTTATACCCATCCGACCATGATCGCACAGCTTGGCCCGCGCAAATACGCGGCCGAGGGCAGCCCCGCCGATTGCGTGCTGGCCGGTCTGCATGACGTGCTCAAGGACAGCCCGCCGGATCTGGTTCTGTCGGGCGTGAACCGGGGCAACAACTCGGCCGAGAACGCGCTGTATTCCGGCACGCTGGGCGGCGCGATGGAGGCCGCCTTGCAAGGGCTGACCGCGATCGCTCTGTCGCAATATCTTGGCCCGGACAACGCCTTGGCTGATGACCCGTTTGAGGCCGCCGCCGTCCACGGGGCCGAAACCGTGCGCCAAATCCTGCGCGTGGACCCGGGCCGGATCGAGGGTTATCGCCGTTTCTACAACGTCAACTTTCCGCCGGTCTCCGCCGCAAGGGTCGAGGGCACAGTGGCCGCGCCGCAAGGGCTGCGCCGCAACACCCGCTTTACCGTGGAATCAACCCATTCGCCCTCTGGCCGCAGGTTTCTTTGGGTCCGCGGCGGCGATCAACGCGCCGAGACCGACACCGGCAGCGACGCCGACATGAACATCAAGGGCTGGATCACGGTCACGCCGATGCGCGCCGACCTGACCGACCATGCCGCGCTGAACGACCTGAAAGACGCCTTTTCATGA
- a CDS encoding SDR family NAD(P)-dependent oxidoreductase gives MTKLALITGASRGLGFALAEALAPTHHIIAVARTVGGLEELDDRIQSKGGSATLAPMDVTDRDAMAHLCRSIHDRWGGLALWAHTAIHASALTPAPHIDPKEWRKALTTNADAMGHLIPFVAPLLGETGTALFFDDPVTGQKFYGYYGTTKAAQIALARSWAAETERTGPRVHVLSPNPMATATRARFHPGEDRAALATPQAEALRLLAELA, from the coding sequence ATGACCAAACTTGCCCTCATCACCGGCGCCTCTCGCGGCCTTGGCTTTGCCCTCGCCGAGGCCCTCGCGCCCACCCATCACATCATCGCCGTGGCCCGCACCGTCGGCGGCCTCGAAGAATTGGATGACCGCATCCAATCCAAGGGCGGCAGCGCCACGCTGGCCCCGATGGACGTGACCGATCGCGACGCCATGGCCCATTTGTGTCGCTCGATCCATGACCGCTGGGGCGGCCTCGCCCTCTGGGCCCATACGGCGATCCACGCCAGCGCCCTGACCCCCGCGCCCCATATCGACCCCAAGGAATGGCGCAAGGCCCTGACCACCAATGCCGACGCCATGGGCCACCTGATCCCCTTCGTCGCGCCCCTTCTGGGCGAGACCGGCACGGCGCTGTTCTTTGATGATCCGGTGACGGGCCAGAAATTTTACGGTTACTACGGCACCACCAAGGCGGCACAGATCGCGCTGGCCCGCAGCTGGGCCGCCGAGACGGAACGCACCGGCCCGCGCGTTCATGTCCTCAGCCCGAACCCGATGGCCACCGCCACCCGTGCGCGGTTTCACCCCGGCGAGGACCGCGCCGCACTTGCCACGCCACAGGCCGAGGCCCTGCGCCTGCTCGCAGAGCTGGCCTGA
- a CDS encoding DUF2199 domain-containing protein, translating to MNILDLDARWRRFNDDTRSCPCCGRQFSGIYDIGFDAPDDWAYGPRIDDADLEVGEDRLGAEFCRIAGRYFLRSVLTLPLRGSDEVFAFGPWVEVPEPVFRAYLATIDDPAAPFPPADGLLANTLPQFEDEQGTAVTLTLPDPTQRPQMTVTEGPLAEAQAQGISFDDLLDLYAAFGDDIRPHLTAD from the coding sequence ATGAATATTCTTGATCTTGATGCCCGCTGGCGGCGCTTTAATGATGACACCCGCTCCTGCCCCTGTTGCGGGCGACAGTTCAGCGGCATCTATGACATCGGTTTCGATGCGCCGGATGACTGGGCCTATGGCCCCCGCATCGACGACGCCGACCTTGAGGTAGGTGAGGATCGCCTCGGGGCGGAATTCTGCCGCATCGCGGGCCGCTATTTCCTGCGCTCCGTCCTGACGCTTCCCCTGCGCGGCAGCGATGAGGTTTTCGCCTTTGGCCCATGGGTCGAGGTGCCAGAGCCGGTGTTCCGCGCCTATCTCGCCACCATCGACGACCCCGCAGCGCCCTTTCCGCCCGCCGACGGGCTGCTGGCCAACACCCTACCGCAATTTGAGGATGAGCAAGGCACAGCCGTGACGCTCACCCTGCCCGATCCCACGCAGCGCCCGCAGATGACCGTGACCGAGGGGCCCCTGGCAGAGGCACAAGCGCAAGGCATCTCCTTCGACGACCTGCTGGACCTCTACGCCGCCTTTGGCGACGACATCCGCCCCCATCTGACGGCGGATTGA
- the purF gene encoding amidophosphoribosyltransferase encodes MPDAIFPPAHPFDFDAVRDPDNDDKLKEECGIFGVVGVADAANFVALGLHALQHRGQEAGGIVAYHPDLGGFNSARRFGYVRDNFTRQSLMDTLPGQLAIGHVRYSTAGSKGQTQIRDVQPFFGEFSMGGAAIAHNGNITNADALRRELIERGSIFQSSSDSECIIHLMARSLQRDIPSRMEDALRRVEGAFSVVAMTRTKLIGVRDPLGVRPLVLGKVADGWALSSETCALDIIGAEFVREIEPGEMVVITANGGVESHFPFRRAKSRFCIFEHVYFSRPDSIIGGRSVYETRRQIGVELAREVPVDADLVCPVPDSGTPAAIGFAHESGIPYGMGIVRNQYMGRTFIEPTEQIRNMGVRLKLNVNRALIKGKRVILVDDSVVRGTTSRKIKEMILDAGAAEVHFRIASPPTAWPCFYGVDTPQREKLLAATMSEDEMCEHLGVDSLRFISLDGLYRAVGEAEGRNAKCPQYCDACFSGEYPVEPADMIQKGFQMKAAE; translated from the coding sequence TTGCCCGACGCCATATTTCCTCCCGCCCATCCTTTTGACTTCGACGCGGTCCGCGATCCGGACAACGACGACAAACTCAAGGAGGAGTGCGGTATCTTCGGCGTCGTCGGCGTAGCCGACGCGGCGAACTTCGTAGCCCTTGGCCTCCACGCCCTGCAACACCGCGGGCAAGAGGCCGGTGGCATCGTCGCCTACCATCCCGACTTGGGCGGATTTAACTCCGCCCGCCGGTTCGGCTATGTGCGCGACAACTTCACCCGCCAGTCGCTGATGGACACGCTGCCCGGCCAACTGGCCATCGGGCATGTGCGCTATTCCACCGCCGGATCCAAGGGCCAGACCCAGATCCGCGATGTGCAGCCCTTCTTTGGCGAATTCTCCATGGGTGGCGCGGCGATTGCCCACAACGGCAACATCACCAATGCCGACGCCCTGCGGCGTGAGTTGATTGAGCGCGGATCGATCTTTCAGTCCTCGTCCGACAGTGAATGCATCATTCACCTGATGGCACGCTCACTCCAGCGCGACATCCCATCCCGGATGGAGGACGCCCTGCGCCGCGTCGAGGGCGCGTTCAGCGTTGTCGCCATGACCCGCACCAAACTGATCGGTGTCCGTGACCCTCTGGGCGTGCGCCCGCTGGTGCTGGGCAAGGTCGCGGATGGCTGGGCGCTCAGCTCTGAAACCTGCGCACTGGACATCATCGGGGCGGAATTTGTCCGCGAAATCGAACCGGGTGAAATGGTGGTCATCACCGCCAATGGTGGCGTCGAATCGCACTTCCCCTTCCGCCGCGCCAAATCGCGCTTCTGCATCTTTGAACATGTCTATTTCTCGCGCCCCGATTCGATCATCGGTGGTCGGTCCGTCTATGAGACGCGCCGCCAGATCGGTGTCGAACTGGCGCGTGAGGTGCCGGTGGATGCCGACCTCGTCTGCCCGGTCCCCGACAGCGGCACCCCCGCCGCCATTGGCTTTGCCCACGAATCCGGCATTCCCTACGGCATGGGCATCGTGCGCAACCAATACATGGGCCGCACCTTCATCGAACCGACAGAGCAGATCCGCAACATGGGCGTGCGCCTGAAACTCAACGTCAACCGCGCCCTGATCAAGGGCAAGCGGGTGATCTTGGTCGACGACTCGGTTGTGCGCGGCACCACCAGCCGCAAGATCAAGGAGATGATCCTTGATGCTGGCGCCGCCGAGGTCCACTTTCGCATCGCATCGCCCCCGACAGCATGGCCCTGTTTCTACGGCGTCGACACGCCCCAGCGCGAAAAACTGCTGGCCGCGACCATGTCAGAGGATGAGATGTGCGAACATCTGGGCGTCGACAGCCTGCGCTTTATCTCACTCGACGGTCTTTACCGCGCCGTGGGCGAGGCCGAAGGCCGCAACGCCAAGTGCCCGCAGTATTGTGACGCCTGCTTCTCTGGGGAATACCCGGTTGAACCGGCCGACATGATCCAAAAGGGCTTCCAGATGAAGGCGGCGGAATAA
- a CDS encoding CvpA family protein — protein sequence MDGFTIVDGVVGVIILLSALLAYSRGLVRETMAILGWVVAAVVAFLFADQVQPLVKEIPVIGEFLADSCELAVIASFAAIFTVALVVVSLFTPLFSSIIKRSALGGLDQALGFFFGVARGILLVAIAFFVYETVITAQDITMIDDSRSAAVFAQFTDRIEEQNPEQALGWITAQYEQLVSVCDAP from the coding sequence ATGGACGGGTTTACAATCGTTGACGGCGTGGTGGGCGTCATCATTCTGCTATCGGCCCTGCTGGCCTACTCACGCGGGCTGGTGCGTGAGACGATGGCCATTCTAGGCTGGGTCGTGGCCGCGGTGGTGGCCTTTCTCTTTGCCGATCAGGTGCAACCGCTGGTCAAGGAAATCCCCGTCATCGGCGAATTTCTCGCCGACAGCTGCGAACTGGCCGTGATCGCCAGCTTCGCGGCGATCTTTACCGTCGCGCTGGTGGTGGTCTCCCTGTTCACCCCGTTGTTTTCGTCCATCATCAAACGCTCGGCGCTGGGTGGGCTGGATCAGGCGCTTGGCTTCTTCTTTGGGGTGGCGCGCGGCATCCTGCTCGTGGCCATCGCCTTTTTCGTCTACGAGACCGTGATCACCGCACAGGACATCACGATGATCGACGACTCGCGCTCTGCGGCGGTGTTTGCCCAGTTCACCGACCGGATCGAGGAACAGAACCCCGAACAGGCGCTTGGCTGGATCACCGCACAATACGAACAACTGGTCAGTGTCTGCGACGCCCCGTAA
- the radA gene encoding DNA repair protein RadA produces the protein MAKATARFVCQSCAATTTKWSGRCETCGEWNTITEEKPLSQGPSGKTLGKSRGRAVALTDLSAKESPPPRTACGMDEFDRVLGGGLVPSSAVLMAGDPGIGKSTLLLQAAAAFANAGLKVVYISGEEASAQIRLRAQRLNLAEAPVKLATETNLRDILTTLDETRPDLAIIDSIQTMWADNVDSTPGSVSQVRAAAHELTTFAKSTGSSIMMVGHVTKEGQLAGPRVVEHMVDTVLYFEGERGHQFRILRSVKNRFGPTDEIGVFEMTGGGLSEVANPSALFLSERGQPAPGSVVFAGVEGTRPLLVELQALVSPSPHSQPRRSVVGWDGSRLAMILAVLESRCGIPFAGLDVYLNVAGGMRVSEPAADLAVAAALLSAREDAALPPDTVVFGEISLSGSLRPVGQSENRLKEAQKLGFSKAILPQGGKATASDGMALSRMPDLTTFVGEVFGAG, from the coding sequence ATGGCCAAAGCCACCGCCCGTTTCGTCTGTCAGTCCTGCGCCGCCACCACCACCAAATGGTCGGGGCGCTGCGAAACCTGCGGCGAATGGAACACCATCACCGAGGAAAAGCCCCTCAGCCAGGGACCATCGGGCAAGACCTTGGGCAAATCGCGCGGCCGCGCCGTCGCCTTGACCGATCTCTCCGCCAAAGAGTCACCGCCGCCGCGCACCGCCTGCGGTATGGATGAATTTGACCGCGTACTGGGGGGCGGGCTTGTGCCCTCCAGCGCGGTGCTGATGGCGGGTGATCCGGGCATCGGCAAATCCACCCTGCTTTTGCAGGCCGCCGCGGCCTTTGCCAACGCCGGGTTAAAGGTCGTCTATATTTCGGGCGAAGAGGCCAGCGCCCAGATCCGCTTGCGCGCCCAACGGTTGAATTTGGCAGAGGCGCCTGTGAAACTGGCGACGGAAACCAATCTGCGCGACATCCTGACCACGCTTGACGAAACCCGCCCCGATCTGGCGATCATCGATTCGATCCAGACCATGTGGGCCGACAATGTCGACAGCACCCCCGGCTCTGTCAGTCAGGTCCGCGCCGCGGCGCATGAGCTGACCACCTTCGCGAAAAGCACCGGCAGTTCCATCATGATGGTCGGCCACGTCACCAAAGAGGGCCAGTTGGCCGGTCCTCGTGTCGTCGAACACATGGTCGATACGGTGCTGTATTTTGAGGGTGAGCGCGGCCACCAGTTCCGCATCCTGCGCTCGGTCAAGAATCGCTTTGGTCCCACCGATGAAATCGGCGTGTTCGAGATGACAGGCGGCGGATTGTCAGAGGTCGCCAACCCCTCGGCGCTGTTTTTGTCCGAACGCGGCCAGCCCGCGCCGGGGTCGGTGGTCTTTGCCGGGGTCGAGGGCACGCGCCCCCTGCTGGTCGAGCTTCAGGCGCTGGTCTCTCCCAGCCCGCATTCGCAGCCGCGCCGGTCGGTCGTGGGCTGGGACGGTAGCCGTCTGGCGATGATTTTGGCGGTTCTCGAATCGCGTTGCGGCATCCCGTTTGCGGGGCTGGATGTTTACCTGAACGTCGCGGGGGGGATGCGGGTCAGCGAACCCGCCGCCGATCTGGCTGTGGCCGCTGCGCTACTTTCCGCGCGCGAGGACGCTGCCCTGCCCCCCGATACTGTCGTTTTCGGAGAAATCAGCCTATCAGGGAGCCTGCGTCCCGTCGGCCAGTCGGAAAACCGATTGAAAGAGGCGCAGAAACTTGGTTTCTCCAAGGCGATTCTGCCGCAAGGGGGCAAGGCCACGGCATCGGACGGCATGGCGCTGTCCCGGATGCCCGACCTGACCACCTTCGTCGGCGAGGTCTTTGGCGCCGGGTAG
- a CDS encoding paraquat-inducible protein A → MTNWRHHLRWLNLALFLLYPLSWYAPLLRAGFMPLFGLSEISILSGLQSLWKSDIFLALIVTLFALFAPLIKTLGLALVQFDLLDRRSLPVLEIIGKLAMADIFLIALYITLSKGMGVGRVEPAWGLYLFTACILTSIMLGFIEKRRTPEPSL, encoded by the coding sequence TTGACCAATTGGCGGCATCACCTGCGCTGGCTCAACCTCGCGCTGTTCCTGCTGTACCCTCTGTCATGGTACGCGCCGCTGTTGCGCGCGGGCTTTATGCCGCTGTTTGGCCTCAGCGAAATCAGCATCCTGTCGGGCCTGCAATCGCTGTGGAAATCCGACATCTTTCTGGCCCTGATCGTGACCCTGTTTGCGCTCTTTGCACCGCTGATCAAAACGCTGGGGCTGGCGCTGGTGCAGTTCGACCTGCTCGACCGCCGCAGCCTGCCGGTGCTTGAGATCATCGGCAAACTGGCCATGGCCGACATCTTTCTGATCGCGCTTTATATCACCTTGTCCAAGGGCATGGGCGTGGGCCGCGTCGAACCCGCGTGGGGGCTGTACCTGTTCACCGCCTGCATCCTCACCTCGATAATGCTGGGCTTCATCGAAAAGCGCCGCACACCGGAACCTTCTTTGTAA
- a CDS encoding ABC transporter ATP-binding protein, giving the protein MIDLHGVTKAFGPNRVLRGVDLTIERGTSMVIIGGSGTGKSVLLKCILGLVAPDAGTITLEGTDVTKTDRDAFLARFGMLFQGAALFDSLPVWQNVAFRLLQGHDRLPKPEARERAIEKLRRVGLKPDVADRLPAELSGGMQKRVGLARAIAADPEIIFFDEPTTGLDPIMAGVINELIREIVTEMGATAMTITHDMTSVRAISDRVAMLHDGVIQWTGPVSQLDSSGDPYVAQFISGSATGPIEAVR; this is encoded by the coding sequence ATGATCGACCTGCACGGCGTCACCAAGGCGTTTGGCCCCAACCGCGTCCTGCGCGGCGTTGACCTGACCATCGAACGCGGCACCTCCATGGTGATCATCGGCGGCTCGGGCACCGGCAAATCCGTGCTGCTGAAATGTATCCTCGGGCTTGTGGCCCCCGACGCGGGCACCATCACGCTAGAGGGCACGGATGTGACCAAAACCGACCGCGACGCCTTTCTGGCACGCTTCGGCATGCTGTTTCAGGGGGCCGCGCTGTTTGACAGCCTGCCGGTCTGGCAAAACGTCGCCTTCCGCCTGCTGCAAGGTCACGACCGCCTGCCCAAACCAGAGGCCCGCGAGCGCGCCATCGAAAAACTGCGCCGTGTCGGACTGAAACCCGACGTGGCCGACCGCCTGCCCGCAGAACTGTCCGGCGGGATGCAAAAACGCGTGGGCCTTGCCCGCGCCATCGCCGCCGATCCCGAAATCATCTTCTTTGACGAACCCACCACCGGCCTCGACCCGATCATGGCGGGCGTGATCAATGAGTTGATCCGCGAAATCGTCACGGAAATGGGCGCCACCGCCATGACCATCACCCATGACATGACCAGTGTGCGCGCCATCTCGGACCGGGTGGCCATGCTGCACGACGGCGTCATCCAGTGGACCGGCCCGGTGTCGCAACTGGACAGCAGCGGCGACCCCTATGTGGCCCAGTTCATCTCTGGCAGCGCCACCGGCCCGATTGAGGCCGTCCGGTGA
- a CDS encoding MlaE family ABC transporter permease: MSLLAPLGALGRATLLLLAMVGRVALFAFSALSHILRPPFYGREFGAALMNVGWLSLPVVGLTAIFTGGALALQIYSGGARFSAEAVVPQIVAIGIVRELGPVLVGLMIAARVTSSIAAEIATMKVTEQIDALVTLSTDPMKYLVAPRVLAALIVVPLLVAVGDVIGIFGGYAVATGTLGFNAAAYLKNTVDFLEPLDIISSLVKGCAFGGLAALMGCYFGMTSGRGAQGVGRATKGSVEAAAILILAANFLLTGAFFSL; this comes from the coding sequence ATGAGCCTGCTCGCCCCCCTCGGCGCGCTTGGTCGCGCCACCCTGTTGCTGCTGGCCATGGTCGGACGTGTGGCACTGTTCGCCTTCAGCGCGCTTAGCCATATTCTGCGCCCGCCCTTTTACGGCCGCGAATTTGGCGCAGCACTGATGAACGTCGGCTGGCTTTCGCTGCCGGTTGTGGGTCTGACCGCCATCTTCACCGGCGGCGCACTGGCGCTGCAAATCTACTCCGGCGGCGCGCGTTTCAGCGCCGAGGCGGTGGTGCCCCAGATCGTCGCCATCGGCATCGTGCGCGAACTCGGCCCTGTGCTTGTGGGCCTGATGATCGCCGCCCGTGTGACCTCCTCCATCGCCGCCGAAATCGCCACCATGAAGGTGACCGAACAGATCGACGCGCTCGTGACCCTATCCACCGACCCGATGAAATACCTCGTCGCGCCCCGCGTGCTGGCGGCGCTGATCGTGGTGCCGCTCTTGGTGGCCGTGGGTGACGTGATCGGCATCTTCGGCGGCTACGCCGTCGCCACCGGCACTCTGGGCTTCAACGCCGCGGCCTACCTCAAGAACACCGTCGATTTCCTTGAGCCGCTGGACATCATCTCCTCGCTGGTCAAGGGCTGCGCCTTTGGCGGGCTGGCGGCGCTGATGGGCTGCTATTTCGGCATGACCTCCGGGCGCGGTGCGCAGGGCGTGGGCCGCGCCACCAAAGGCTCGGTCGAGGCCGCCGCCATCCTGATCCTCGCCGCCAACTTCCTGCTCACGGGGGCGTTCTTTTCGCTATGA
- the alr gene encoding alanine racemase, producing MAQAQLSIDLTALRANWRSLSEMAQAETGAVVKADAYGLGVEQVAPALAAEGARRFFVAIAEEGAELRRILGPRPEICVFSGHMAGDAALIRDAQLTPMINSIDQMLRHVEGLPGHAFGIQLDSGMNRLGMEPAEWRALRGIALAQKPSLIMSHLACADEPAHPMNAQQLRSFVDMTDGIDAPRSLSATGGVLLGPDYHFDVTRPGIGVYGGLPFLDARPVAFVDLPVIQIREVLPGETVGYGNTWTAERPSRVATVAAGYADGILRSMGHQAHLWAGETRCAVLGRISMDLIGIDVTDVTGDPDTLELLGTHQSIDTLADWAGSIGYEILTSLGARYNRSYTGA from the coding sequence ATGGCACAGGCACAGCTTTCCATCGATCTCACGGCGCTGCGCGCCAATTGGCGCAGCCTTTCAGAGATGGCGCAGGCAGAGACCGGCGCCGTGGTCAAGGCGGACGCCTATGGCCTTGGCGTCGAACAGGTCGCCCCGGCGCTTGCGGCAGAGGGCGCGCGCCGCTTTTTCGTGGCCATCGCCGAAGAGGGCGCAGAGCTGCGCCGCATCCTTGGCCCCCGCCCTGAAATCTGCGTGTTTTCCGGCCATATGGCCGGAGACGCTGCGCTGATCCGCGACGCGCAACTGACCCCGATGATCAACTCCATCGACCAGATGTTGCGCCACGTCGAGGGGCTGCCCGGCCACGCCTTTGGCATCCAGTTGGACAGCGGCATGAACCGCCTCGGGATGGAGCCCGCCGAATGGCGCGCCCTGCGCGGCATCGCGCTGGCACAAAAACCCAGCCTGATCATGAGCCATCTTGCCTGCGCCGATGAACCCGCGCACCCGATGAACGCCCAGCAACTGCGCAGCTTTGTCGACATGACCGACGGCATCGACGCACCGCGCTCGCTGTCGGCCACGGGTGGCGTGCTGCTGGGACCGGATTATCATTTCGACGTTACCCGCCCCGGCATCGGCGTCTACGGCGGCCTGCCGTTTCTTGACGCGCGCCCGGTGGCTTTCGTCGATCTGCCCGTGATCCAGATCCGCGAGGTTCTGCCGGGCGAAACCGTGGGCTACGGCAACACATGGACGGCGGAACGCCCGTCCCGCGTCGCCACAGTCGCGGCGGGCTATGCCGATGGCATCCTGCGCAGCATGGGCCATCAGGCCCACCTTTGGGCCGGAGAGACCCGCTGCGCCGTGCTGGGCCGCATCTCGATGGACCTGATCGGCATCGACGTGACGGATGTCACCGGCGACCCGGACACGCTGGAACTGCTCGGCACCCATCAAAGCATCGACACACTGGCCGACTGGGCCGGCAGCATCGGCTATGAGATCCTGACCTCCCTCGGTGCGCGCTACAATCGCAGCTACACCGGCGCATGA
- a CDS encoding adenosylcobinamide-GDP ribazoletransferase yields the protein MRNVLRLEADLFWLALRYLTALPVPRALPESDDLMVRAVKYHTGVGTLVGLLGALVLWAAMPVPPGMVAVLLSVAATLLVTGAFHEAGLVGAVEALTTGRDRAEIIALMDQRRFGVYGALALGMVLALKVTLIAGFPLGLAAAGLVAGHATGRMACVHVTGTTVHARSEGMQKFVPKVTPDGYRVALTLTMVALIPLTLVAGIGAVLCGFAGAVLLGQAFRVWSINRIGGYTGDCLGGAQQLAELGFYLGLALWL from the coding sequence ATGCGCAATGTGCTGCGGTTGGAGGCGGATCTGTTCTGGCTGGCGCTGCGCTATCTGACAGCACTGCCGGTGCCGCGGGCCTTGCCCGAGTCGGATGATCTGATGGTGCGCGCGGTCAAGTACCATACGGGAGTCGGCACGCTGGTCGGGCTGTTGGGGGCGCTGGTGCTGTGGGCGGCGATGCCCGTCCCGCCGGGCATGGTGGCGGTGCTGCTATCGGTGGCCGCCACGCTGTTGGTGACCGGGGCGTTTCACGAGGCCGGATTGGTCGGCGCGGTCGAGGCGCTGACCACCGGGCGCGACCGTGCCGAGATCATCGCCTTGATGGATCAACGGCGCTTTGGGGTTTACGGCGCGCTGGCGTTGGGCATGGTGCTGGCGCTGAAAGTGACGCTGATCGCGGGGTTTCCACTGGGGCTGGCGGCGGCGGGTCTGGTGGCGGGACATGCCACCGGGCGCATGGCCTGTGTGCATGTGACCGGGACCACTGTGCATGCCCGCAGCGAGGGCATGCAGAAATTTGTCCCCAAGGTCACGCCTGACGGCTACCGCGTGGCGCTGACCCTGACGATGGTGGCGCTGATCCCGCTGACCCTTGTGGCGGGGATTGGTGCGGTGCTTTGCGGCTTTGCCGGGGCGGTGCTGTTGGGGCAGGCGTTCCGCGTCTGGAGCATCAACCGCATCGGCGGCTATACCGGCGATTGCCTTGGCGGGGCGCAACAATTGGCGGAACTTGGCTTTTATCTGGGGCTGGCGCTGTGGCTGTGA